GACGTCGAGTCCCGATACAATCCGAAGGCGATTTCAGAGAAAGGCGCGCAAGGATTGATGCAGGTGATGCCGGAAACAGCAAGACGCTTTTCCGGTGGCGACATGCTGAATCCGCGAGACAACGTGCTGACTGGCGCCCGGTACCTGAGGTTCCTTCTCGACCTTTTCAAGGACGATGTCGAGCTCACGCTGGCCGCTTACAACGCGGGGGAGAACGCGGTGATTCGCGCCGGCTACCGCGTGCCGTCCCTTCCGGAAACACGCCTATACGTCCCACGCGTGCTGGAGCGCTATCGGCGGCTCCTCGCGGCCGGCTAGCTGGTTGCCCGGCCTCGCGCGGTCTCGTTGGCCGCCCCCCTGAGGTCGACGGCTTGCACCGGGGAGCATCGTGCGCGAAGACCCGCAGCGCATTGCGAGGCGCGAGCAGGCTACGGAAATGCGGGGATGGTCGGGTCCGTTCCCTGGATGTCAGCCTCCGCGTGGTGAAGCTTGACCATCTCTTCGATTTCCTCGACGCGATCCTTTGGGACATCGATCATCATCAGCCATTGACCTCGCCCGATCGCCTCTTCGAAACGCTTCAACCGTGTATTCGGCACATCGACGCCGATCATCGTGGCCGCCCAGGCGCCAAAACCGGCGCCCGCGAGTGTGATCGCAACGACAGCGCCGCCTGCGATGGTCAGGCCGGCAGGCGGAAAGACGAATGCAACCAGGCCGGCCAGCATCCCGGTCGCGCAACCCGCCGCCGTACCTCGCGCAAGCGCCGGCAACAAGTCGGTACGTTGCGCAAGCGTAGCCTCCGGTAAATCCTCGAGCGCGACATTATGGTTGGCAATAACGTGGATATGCCGCCACTCGATCCGCTTCAACAACAGCTCGCCAATGATGATCTTCGCGCATTGCGCGCTCGGCAGCAAAAAATAGATGCGTCTCATGGCGGCCTCTCCGACCGTGGGCCAGTAAGCACCTGGACCCGTGAATACATTCTTGCGCGAATCGATAACAGGAAGAAGTAGGAAGGCTCGCCGAAAGTGCTGGGTAGGGGTCCCCAATGCTTCACAGCTTCCCGTAGCTATGCAGCCCCGACAGGAACATATTCACGCCGAGGAACGCGAACGTGGTGACCAGCAGCCCCGTCAGCGCCCACCAGGCGGCGACGTGGCCGCGCAGGCCCTTCATGAGCCGCATGTGCAGCCAGGCTGCGTAGTTCAGCCAGACGATCAGCGCCCACGTTTCCTTCGGGTCCCAGCTCCAGTAGCCGCCCCACGCTTCGGCCGCCCACAGTGCGCCGAGAATCGTCGCAATCGTGAAGAATGCGAAACCGACCGCGATCGACTTGTACATGACGTCATCGAGCACATCCAGCGCCGGCAGGCGGTCCGCCAGCACGCCACGCTCCTTCATCAGGTACGCCACACCCACCATTGCCGACAACGCGAAGCTGCCATAACCGATGAAGTTGGCCGGGACGTGGATCTTCATCCACCAGCTTTGCAGCGCGGGCACGAGCGGCTGGATCTGCTGTGCGTCGCGCGCGATCGAATACCACATCAGGAAGCCGACGGCCGCGCTGATCACGAGCAGCACGAATGCGCCGAGCGCACGCGTGCTGTAGTGCTGCTCGTAGTACAGGTAGAAGAGCGCCGTGATCAGGCTGAACAGCACGAACACTTCGTAGAGGTTCGAGATGGGAATATGGCCGACGTCCGCACCGATCAGGTATGACTCGTACCAGCGCACCATCAGCCCGACGAAGCCCATCAGCACGGCGGCCCAGGTCATCTTCGAGCCGATCGCGGCGCCCGTCGCCGAGCGCGACAGCATGCCGATCCAGTAGAAGAGCGTCGCGAGGACGAACAGCGAACTCATCCACAGGATCGCCGACTGGCTCGACAGGAAATATTTCAGGAAGAACGCGTTATCCGCACGGGCGAGATCGCCGTGATACAGCTGGATGGCAAACAGCGACAGCACGGCGATACCCGCGATCAGCAGACGCGCGGGCTTCCAGCGCCAGCCGAGCACCACGAAAACCGGCACGGCGCACACCAGCACCAGCTTGTCGTAATCATTCATGTACGGGTAATACCGCGAAAGCGCAAAACCCGCACCGGCAACCATCGCAAGCGCGAACAGCCAGTCGAAAACGCCAAGACGCTTCAAAAACGGACGATCGTCGAGAATCGCCAATGCATCAGCCGAAGTCATTGCAGCGTTCCGCGGGGGCATTGGGCGCGCGCTCGGCACGACGCCATCAAGAGACGATTGTGTCAGTTTCACGATATTCACCGTTGCGATGATCGCGCCGCCGGGACGCTATTTGCCTTTGCGTGCGGTCGCTGAATGTACTGCTGGCTATAAAAAAGTGCCCCGCCGGGGGACGGCGCACAAAACTGTACGTCACACCGTTACAGATGCCCAAAAAGGGGCCGACCTGAACGATGGTGCTGACCCAACGCCGGCCGCAAACGCAGTCCTGTTCAAGGCATGCTCACTGATCGGCAGGCGGGCTGGCCGCCGCCTCGGTCTCCGGCGGAAACGCCTCCACGAAGGCGGCTACGGCGCGCATATCCCGCTCCGACATGTTGGCGCATACCTCCTTCATGATTTCACCGCGAGGCCTGTCCTGGGTGTGCTGGAAGATCTCCAGTTGCTTCTCGATGTAGTCCGCGTGCTGACCAGCGAGCCGGGGAAACCGATTCACCCCCTCGCCGTGCTGGCCGTGACATGACACGCATGAAGCAACCCCCTTGTCCGGCAGGCCGGAGGTGAAGATCGCTTTCCCTTCGTTCACAAGCGCGCGGTCGGCGACTTCGCCCAGGTCCGCCGGCTGGCTTGAAAAATACGCAGCGAGATCGTCGATCTGTTCCTCGGTCAAGTGCGTAAAGCCCCACATGAATCGCCTGGCGTTCGGGTCGGCTCGGGCATGCGTCTTGAAATCCGTCAGTTGATCGACAAGGTATTCCCGTCGTTGCCCCGCCAGTTTCGGAAAGGTAGGCGACACCGAGACGCCGGTCACGCCATGGCAGTTTGAACAAACCTGCAAGGCGATTGTCTTTCCAGCGACAGCCGGATTATCGACCGATCGGACCCGCTCGATGTCATGACAAGCGGACCCCGCAAGCAAGAATCCGAGGTAGATGAAGCGCGCGACCTTTTGCATGTTACGAACCTCCTGACCGCTACCGTTACCGCCCTTCGAATCGACCGCGCTCCACGCCATGACGCAGCGCACGCGCGACGGGCCTTGCGCTTGCCTGATATTCATGCGGCCGCGTTTTCACGCTGCCTGGAGAAATCGCCGCGGCCCGGCAAATAAAACCGTTCGAAATGAATGTCAAAACGACGCAGCCCATAAGTAGATAAAAAGCGTATCGTTGTCCTTTGCATTTCGTCCGTTGCCATCGTAGTTTGACCCGGCACCCAGATATTTAGTGAAATGCGTGTATTGCAAGCCGATTCGCACGTATTGCACCGGGATCCAGAAGATCTCGGGGGTAAATCCTTGCGTGTTGGGATAAAAGTTTGCGCTGCTGGCGTAAGCGACGCTGTCCGGGCTGCCCGTCACATTGAAGAAGGAAAGGCTCACGCCATACTTGTTTTGGTAGATGTACGACGCTTTCAATCTCAACGATTTCAGATTGGCAGATTGACTGTCACCGTAAACAAAATTGTTCTGATCGGAGATATTCTCTTGAACATAGCGTGCCTGTGCAGTGACCGTGTGTGGCTCCAGAATGTACTGATACTGGGCATCCACGCCAATATCGCGATAACGGGTCACGCCACCCCCGAATATCGGAAAAAAGGCTGCGTCGTTGGGGTAGACCTCGGCATCTAACACATACGTTCCCAGCATGACGCTATGTGGACCCCAGTCGTGGGTCAGGGCGAGGCGAAAGTACGGGTTGTAGCCGCGCAGATAAGTCTGCGGATGGTTCGGGTCTCCGGGTTTGCTGCCCTTGCTCAGGAACGACCAGATGCCGTCGGCCGTACTGTACGCCGTCAGTTCCGCGTAAATCGTCTTGTTCCAGTACACGTATGCACCGGTGCCTACGGCCTGTTGCGCCAGCCCCCCTTCGATGATCGGCAGGAACTGAGGGGACCCCACGGCACTGGTCGAAGAGGAGACGTACGGATAGCTCCATGCCGGAGCGGTGTTCCAGACGTCTTGCACGGTGGGATTATTGTGAAGCGTTACGCCAAGAATGAAATCGTTCGCCTCTCCTATGATCCGCTCCACATAACGGAAGTCAGTGTTGTCCGATGCCCAATGACCTTGCCACTCGCCCTCGTCATTCTGGTGATCGTAGTTCGAGTACGTGAACTGGGCGAACGCGCCAATCTTGTCGGTGATCTTCCCGGCAAGGAAAATGCTGGCCGCATCGAATATCACATTGCCGTCTTTTGGAGAGACGATGTTCCCGCTAGTGTCGTGGTTGTTCCTTGTCTTGGTGAAATCGGCCAAAGCCATGGCTGCGATCGGAACGGTGCGTTCGCCGAGCGTATAGCCGGTCAGCTTGAACATCCGGCCATAGGACGTTAGCTCAGGAAACTGCCCGCCGGCATGACACGCCACGCAGCTTTGTCCTGTCTGGCGCGCGAATATCGGCAGCGCGTTCGCAATGGAAGCCTGGAACAAACCGAGCGCCACGAGCGCGAATGCCCAGCCACGGCACAACAGATGATGAAGTGCGGGATTGCTGATAAGAGCCTTTGTCATGGCTGTTTCTCCACACTCCGTGGGTTGCCGCCTGTATCGGCGGCAGTAGAAGCCGAAGACTGCATTCCTGTGTCGCGCCTGATGGCGATGAGTGGGATGAAACACGTTCTCCCGCTGTTGCGATCATCGCCGATGTGGCATTTGCATCTGTTGCCACATCTGTATTGTGCAAACGGGCGATGAAAACCGGCATGGGTCAATGTCCTACATTTGGGAGAGGGGGAGCACTCGAAGACGCGGTGTCCCGATGGGCTTTCCCGCAGCTCGTCGGGAACATCGAATGGCATGACACGTTGCGCGAAAAACCACGCGCGCGATGCGAAGACAGTCTGCGAATGAATGCCGCAAGTGCGCCGCGTACGAGGCAATTCAGGCTGCCTGGTACGAGCGGTAGCGCACGTGAATCGAAACCAGGGGGATAAGCGAGGGCGTGCAGCGCCGCTGGTGCCGGGGTGCGATGACGATGGCGTTTCTTGAGTCCTTACGCGCCGAGCTACACCGTGCCTCAAGGCACCAGCCAGTCCCCATCGGCCACGATCCTGACTCGATCCGGCCCGGCGAACCGGACGATATACCCGCCCTTGGACGCGAAGTGCTGCCCCGGCGCCAGCGTCAGGCGCGGATAGTAGCCAGTCAGGATGCGGCGTTCGAGCATGTCCTGAATACGCTCGATCAGGTAGTCCCTCTCGAACACGTCGACCATATGCTTGAGCGTCTCCGCCAGCAGGCCGCACGCGAGATAGGTGTCCGCCTGTACCTGCGGGGCGACCATCGGAATCTTGCGGATCGAGAACCAGCCGAACGCATAGTCGACACGGACACGCCGTCCCTCCGGCAAGTCGAACGGATACGCGACGCGCGTGACGCCGCGCCAGCTCGCTGACAACGGCGTGCTGTCGAGCCCGCCGAGCAACCCCGACATGAACACGGTGTCCGACGGCGGCGGTGTATGGTCGAGCGCCGCGACGTCGGGCGGACGCAGCCACAGCAGGAGCACGTCCGAACGCGATATTCCACGCATGGCGTGCGCGACACTGTCGCCCGGCGCGAGCGCACGGTTCGATACCGCGATGCCGTGGCCCTTCAACGCAGTGGCCAGCGCCTCTGCACCCCGCTCACCATTGTCCCCCGCACGATAGACTTGCCAGACCGTTTTCACCGCTTTGCCTGGCTTGCCGCTGGCCTCATCGAGAATCCGCTTTGCAATCAGATCCGCCTCGAGCAGCACGCCCTTCGAGAAATACACGGAGTAGAAGTCGTGATCGGTTTCGACCGGCACTTCCACGTTCGGAAAGAGACACGGCACGGCCTCCTGCTCGCAGAACTCATGGACCGGCGCCCAGTTCTTGCCGCCCAGTCCCGACACCACGGCAAACACCGGCTGCTCCGCCAGATAGCGCCGCAACTGTTCATGCCACGACGCCGGCGGGCCGCTCAGTTCCCACACATGCAGCTCCCAGCGGCGATTGACCATGAACATCATCTTGCGCGACGAGCGCAGCGGCGGCGTCGCGCCCAGCGGAAAAATGTTCTTGTCATCGAAGTACTGTTTGAGCACATCGAGCATGCCACGCCGTTTCACCGGGTCCGCATCGGGTGTGATGATGGTCGCGAAGTGCAGCACCGTGTCCGTCACACCGGCTGGCCTGCGTTGATCGAGGCGCTTCAGGTAGCCGATCAGCGCTACCATGTCGGTGTCGTTCAGCGCGTACTGTGGCATCAGATTGCTGAGCGGCTTGCCTTCCGAATCGAGCCCTTCGCGTATCGCCCGTGCGATCGTCACATCGGTGTAAGGCTCGCGATTGGTGCGCATGCTGGGAACGTACGGTATGTCGAGATCTTCGAGGCTGTCTGCGCGAGGATGGACCAGATAGCGTTTGGTGATCGGCGGGATGTTGCTATTCCCCTCCCGGGCGCCGAGGCCGCTGCGTCGATGGCAATTCATGCAGGCGGCGGCGGCACCTCGCAGGTT
The DNA window shown above is from Paraburkholderia sp. BL10I2N1 and carries:
- a CDS encoding lytic transglycosylase domain-containing protein, yielding MVSASAVRAEIFGAVDSSGAIVLTNVPGKAGLRLIVADDPPAERSTNRSNATSSASIDPSRFSDVINEASRAFRIQPELLRAVIDVESRYNPKAISEKGAQGLMQVMPETARRFSGGDMLNPRDNVLTGARYLRFLLDLFKDDVELTLAAYNAGENAVIRAGYRVPSLPETRLYVPRVLERYRRLLAAG
- a CDS encoding DUF1269 domain-containing protein yields the protein MRRIYFLLPSAQCAKIIIGELLLKRIEWRHIHVIANHNVALEDLPEATLAQRTDLLPALARGTAAGCATGMLAGLVAFVFPPAGLTIAGGAVVAITLAGAGFGAWAATMIGVDVPNTRLKRFEEAIGRGQWLMMIDVPKDRVEEIEEMVKLHHAEADIQGTDPTIPAFP
- the ccsB gene encoding c-type cytochrome biogenesis protein CcsB — protein: MTSADALAILDDRPFLKRLGVFDWLFALAMVAGAGFALSRYYPYMNDYDKLVLVCAVPVFVVLGWRWKPARLLIAGIAVLSLFAIQLYHGDLARADNAFFLKYFLSSQSAILWMSSLFVLATLFYWIGMLSRSATGAAIGSKMTWAAVLMGFVGLMVRWYESYLIGADVGHIPISNLYEVFVLFSLITALFYLYYEQHYSTRALGAFVLLVISAAVGFLMWYSIARDAQQIQPLVPALQSWWMKIHVPANFIGYGSFALSAMVGVAYLMKERGVLADRLPALDVLDDVMYKSIAVGFAFFTIATILGALWAAEAWGGYWSWDPKETWALIVWLNYAAWLHMRLMKGLRGHVAAWWALTGLLVTTFAFLGVNMFLSGLHSYGKL
- a CDS encoding c-type cytochrome, yielding MQKVARFIYLGFLLAGSACHDIERVRSVDNPAVAGKTIALQVCSNCHGVTGVSVSPTFPKLAGQRREYLVDQLTDFKTHARADPNARRFMWGFTHLTEEQIDDLAAYFSSQPADLGEVADRALVNEGKAIFTSGLPDKGVASCVSCHGQHGEGVNRFPRLAGQHADYIEKQLEIFQHTQDRPRGEIMKEVCANMSERDMRAVAAFVEAFPPETEAAASPPADQ
- a CDS encoding cytochrome C, with amino-acid sequence MTKALISNPALHHLLCRGWAFALVALGLFQASIANALPIFARQTGQSCVACHAGGQFPELTSYGRMFKLTGYTLGERTVPIAAMALADFTKTRNNHDTSGNIVSPKDGNVIFDAASIFLAGKITDKIGAFAQFTYSNYDHQNDEGEWQGHWASDNTDFRYVERIIGEANDFILGVTLHNNPTVQDVWNTAPAWSYPYVSSSTSAVGSPQFLPIIEGGLAQQAVGTGAYVYWNKTIYAELTAYSTADGIWSFLSKGSKPGDPNHPQTYLRGYNPYFRLALTHDWGPHSVMLGTYVLDAEVYPNDAAFFPIFGGGVTRYRDIGVDAQYQYILEPHTVTAQARYVQENISDQNNFVYGDSQSANLKSLRLKASYIYQNKYGVSLSFFNVTGSPDSVAYASSANFYPNTQGFTPEIFWIPVQYVRIGLQYTHFTKYLGAGSNYDGNGRNAKDNDTLFIYLWAASF
- a CDS encoding c-type cytochrome yields the protein MDCTRVRGGAIARVRPLAARTLVRCVLLAALMVPVGQANSAPSAPPVTTVSTGQAIFQNGVLGSGEPLEAMHEGGVNLRGAAAACMNCHRRSGLGAREGNSNIPPITKRYLVHPRADSLEDLDIPYVPSMRTNREPYTDVTIARAIREGLDSEGKPLSNLMPQYALNDTDMVALIGYLKRLDQRRPAGVTDTVLHFATIITPDADPVKRRGMLDVLKQYFDDKNIFPLGATPPLRSSRKMMFMVNRRWELHVWELSGPPASWHEQLRRYLAEQPVFAVVSGLGGKNWAPVHEFCEQEAVPCLFPNVEVPVETDHDFYSVYFSKGVLLEADLIAKRILDEASGKPGKAVKTVWQVYRAGDNGERGAEALATALKGHGIAVSNRALAPGDSVAHAMRGISRSDVLLLWLRPPDVAALDHTPPPSDTVFMSGLLGGLDSTPLSASWRGVTRVAYPFDLPEGRRVRVDYAFGWFSIRKIPMVAPQVQADTYLACGLLAETLKHMVDVFERDYLIERIQDMLERRILTGYYPRLTLAPGQHFASKGGYIVRFAGPDRVRIVADGDWLVP